In Scomber japonicus isolate fScoJap1 chromosome 19, fScoJap1.pri, whole genome shotgun sequence, a single genomic region encodes these proteins:
- the LOC128380228 gene encoding actinia tenebrosa protease inhibitors-like, with the protein MVKAVILISVLVLGYTWTFQNVGSVELSVDPADLDSASDEQTIHNATEFNATEACVAAPEAGSCMGRLQRHFYNSTSMNCEVFFYQGCGGNQNNFKTKRKCLEGCHVDDVCTAAPVTGRCKAQLPRYFYNSTSMSCEVFIYGGCGGNQNNFKTDKQCLKRCHSKEVCKAAAETGPCKARKLRYFYNSTTMKCEVFIYGGCRGNQNNFRTERACMKTCHTKAN; encoded by the exons ATGGTGAAAGCTGTGATTCTGATTTCTGTGCTTGTCCTGGGGTATACCTGGACTTTCCAGAATGTG GGTAGTGTGGAGCTCTCTGTGGATCCTGCAGATTTGGACAGCGCTTCTGATGAGCAAACTATTCATAATGCAACAGAGTTCAATGCAACAG AGGCCTGTGTAGCAGCACCAGAGGCAGGTTCATGTATGGGACGTCTACAACGTCACTTCTACAACTCCACCTCAATGAACTGCGAAGTGTTCTTCTACCAGGGATGTGGTGGGAatcaaaacaactttaaaactaAAAGAAAGTGTTTGGAGGGATGTCACGTTGATG aCGTCTGTACAGCAGCACCAGTGACAGGTCGATGTAAGGCACAACTGCCACGTTACTTCTACAACTCCACCTCAATGAGCTGCGAAGTCTTCATCTATGGAGGATGTGGTGGAAACCAGAACAACTTTAAAACTGACAAACAATGTCTAAAGAGATGTCACTCTAAGG AGGTttgtaaagcagcagcagagacaggcCCATGTAAGGCACGTAAGCTGCGTTACTTCTACAACTCCACCACGATGAAATGTGAAGTCTTCATCTATGGAGGATGTAGGGGAAACCAGAACAACTTTAGAACTGAGAGAGCGTGTATGAAAACATGCCACACCAAAG CCAACTGA